GGACGTGTCGGCCGTGCCGCCGCTGCCCGAGCCCGCGCACCCCGTGGCACCGCGCGGGCACCGGGTGGAGCTGCGCGGCGTCCGGTTCGGCTACGAGCCCGGCCGCGAGGTGCTGCGCGGGGTCGACCTGGTGCTCGAACCGGGCACCACCACCGCGGTCGTCGGGCCGTCGGGCAGCGGGAAGTCCACCCTGGTCCGGTTGCTGCCGCGGTTCTCCGACCCGACCGGCGGGGCGGTCCTGCTGGGCGGCGCCGACCTGCGCGAGCTGGCCGACCGGGAGCTGTACCGGGCGGTGTCGTTCGTCTTCCAGGAGACCCACCTGCTGCGCGCGTCGGTCGCGGACAACATCGCCCTGGCGGTACCGCACGCCGACCGCGACGACGTGGTCCGCGCCGCCCGGCTGGCCGACGTCCACGACCGGATCACCGAGCTGCCGCGCGGCTACGACTCGGTGGTCGGGGACGACGCCGGCTTCTCCGGCGGCGAGGCGCAGCGGATCTCGCTCGCCCGCGCCCTGCTCGCCGACGCGCCCGTCCTGGTGCTCGACGAGGCGACCGCCTTCGCCGACCCGCGGACCGAGCGGGCGGTGCGCCGGGCCCTGGCGGCGCTGGAGGGCGAGCGGACCGTCCTGGTCATCGCCCACCGCCTGGAGACGATCGCCGATGCCGACACCGTCGTGGTCCTGGACGACGGGGTGGTCGTCGAGCAGGGCGCGCCCGCGGAGCTGTTGGCGCGCAACGGGAGGTTCGCCGAGTTCTGGTCGGCGGTCGGAGGGGTGAGCCGGTGATCCGGATGCTGTTGCGCGTGCTGGGGGACGAGCACGCACCGCCGGTGCGCCGCACCGTGGCCCTGATGACGGTGACCGCGGTCGCGGAAGGGCTGTCCTGCGCCCTGCTGGTCCCGGTGCTGCGGGCGCTGTTCGGCGGCACGCCGGGGGACGTGTGGCCCTGGCTGGCCGCCTTCGGGGCGGCGGTCGCGGTGTGCGCGGTGCTGCGCTACCGCGGCGACCTGTCCGGCTTCCGGGTCGGGACCACGCTGCTGCGCGGCGCGTACCACCGCCTCGGCGAGCACCTGGCCCGGCTGCCCGTCGGCTGGTACCGCGCCGGCCGGGTCGGCGAGGTGTCCGCCCTGGCCGGTCAGGGCGTGCTCCGGGCGGTGAGCGTGATCGCGCACCTGCTGGCGCCGTTCATCTCCGCCACCGTGACGCCCCTGGTGGTCGTCGCGGTGGTGCTGGCCTTCGACTGGCGGCTGGGGCTGGCCGCGCTGGCCGCCGCGCCGGTCGTGGTCGCGGTCCAGGCGTGGACGGCGCGCGCGACGGCCGCCGACGACGCGCGGCGCGCCGAACTCGACCACGAGGCCACCGCGCGGGTCGTCGAGTACCTCCAGGCCCAGCCGGTGCTGCGGGCCGGCGGCCGGACCGGCGAGCGCTTCCGGCTGCTCGACGACGCGCTGCGCGAACTCCAGCGCGCGTCCCGCCGCTCCGCGCTGTCGGCGCTGCCCGGCGTGGTGGGCTCGGTGCTCGTGGTGCAGGCGGTGTTCACCGCGTTGCTCGTGCTGGGCGCCCACCTCGCGCTGGGCGGGCACGCCGGCGCGCCGGAGGTCCTGGCGGTCCTGGTGCTGGCCGCCCGCTGCGCCGACCCGCTGCTGGCGCTGTCCGAGCTGGCCGGCAGGCTGCGCGGCGCGCGGGCCGAGCTGGTCCGGCTCGACGCGGTGCTGCGCGCCGAGCCGCTGCCGGAGCCGCCCGACCCGGTCCGGCCGCGGCGCCACGACCTGGAGTTCGACTCGGTCACCTTCCGGCACGGCGACCGGGTGGTGCTCGACGACGTGTCGCTGACCGTGCCGGAGGGGCGGCGGCTGGCCGTGGTCGGGCCGTCGGGCGCGGGCAAGAGCACGCTGCTGCACCTGCTCGCGCGGTTCCACGACGTGACCGCGGGCGCGGTGCGCGTGGGCGGGGTGGACGTGCGCGCGATCGACAGCGGGGTGCTGATGTCGCGGATCGCCGTCGTCTTCCAGGACGTCTACCTGTTCGACGGCACCATCGAGGACAACGTGCGCCTGGGCCGCCCCGACGCCGACGGGGCCGAGGTGCGGGCGGCGGCGAGCGCGGCGGGGCTCGACGAGGTGGTCGCGCGGCTGCCCGGCGGGTGGGCGGCGAACGTCGGCGAGGGCGGTGCGCTGCTGTCCGGTGGGGAGCGGCAACGGGTGTCGATCGCGCGGGCGCTGCTCAAGGACGCGCCCGTCGTGCTGCTGGACGAGGTGACCTCGGCGCTGGACCCGGTGAACGAGGCGGCGGTCCACCGGGGCGTCGAACGCCTGGTCGCCGGTCGGACCGTGGTCGTGGTGGCGCACCGGCTGCGGACGGTCCGGCACGCCGACCACATCGCCTTCCTCGACGGCGGTCGGGTCGTGGAGCAGGGGAGCCACGACGAGCTGCTGCGCCGGGGCGGCCGCTACGCCGACTTCTGGCACCTGTCCGCGGCGGAGGTGGGCGGGTGACCCGCGACCGCCGCGGACCGGTGGGGGAGCCGGTCCGCGGCGGTCACGCCCCGGTCGTGCCGGGGTTGCCGCCGGTGGACCCCAGGTCGAGGTCCGCGCAGGTGCGCGAGTCCCGGACCAGGTCGTCGCAGAAGGCGGCGACGTCGTCACCGATGAGTTCCAGGACGCCCTTGCGGGCCGCGACGCCCTCCTCGAAGAACTCGACGACCCCCGGCAGCAGGCTCCCGCCGAACAGGTCGACCGGCCCGACCTTGAACAGGTACCTCTGCATCTCCCCGTAGACGATCCGGTAGTCCGGCGGGAGCGCCTTGACCCGCGCCACGTGCGCCCGCCACTGCCTCTTGCCCTCGATGATGTCCCGCACGCCCACGTCAGCCTCCCAGCCGGGCCAGTTTCCTCGCGACGTTGCCGTTCAACTTCTCGCGCCACCGGTCGCGATGGGTCCGGGCACCCTCCCCGCCGGCCAGCGCCGCGCAGAAGCCCTCGACGTCGTCACCCAGCACCTCGTGGACGCCCAGCCCGTCGGCCGCCGTCTCCTCCAGCAGCCCCAGCGCGCCGTCGAGGATCGGCACCAGGTTCCGGCCGGTGAAGCTCCCGTAGGGGAAGAGGTGGCACTTGACCTCTTCCCACGCCGCCCGGTACTCGGCCGGCAACGCCCCGGCCCGCACTTCGAACGCCTCGCAGTCCCTGGTGAGGTCGTTGCCCGTGATGGTGTCCCAGAACTTCATCTCCCACCCTCCCTCAGCCGGTCGATCCGAGAGGTGACGTACTCCCACTTCGCCCAGAACGTCGCGAGTTCTTCGCGCCCCGCCTCGTTGAGCGCGTAGAACTTCCGCGGCGGGCCCTTCCCGGACGGTCGTTTCGCGACCCGGACGAGCCCGTTGCGCTCCAGCCGCAGCAGGATCGCGTACACCGTCCCCTCGACGACGTCGGCGAAGCCGAGTTCGTTCAACCGGCGCGTGATGGCGTACCCGTAGGTCTCCTCGTCGCCGATGATCTGGAGCACGCAGCCCTCCAGCGTGCCCTTCAGCATTTCCGTCAGGTCGTCCACCGGGGCCCTCTTCGGTCCTCTCGGTACTCAGTGGCACTGAGTACCGGTGCACAGTACCACTGAGTAGTGGACCGCGGGGCCCGGGAACGTCCCGGGCCCCGTTCGCGCATGCGGGACCGCTACGGGGTCACGCCCCGTGCTCCTCGATGAACGCCAGGACCCGCCGCCACGCGTCGGCGGCGTGGTCGGCCTGGTCGGGCAGGTCGCCGTCGAAGAACGAGTGCGGCGCGGCCTCGTAGAGGCGGAACTCGTGCGGCACGCCGGCCTCGGTCAGCGCGCGGTCGAAGGCCAGGCTCTCCTCGACCGGGGTGAGCGCGTCCGCGCCCGCGGCGAGCACCAGCACCGGCCGGGTCATCCGCCCGACCAGGTCCCGGCACCCGGCCGGCCTGCCGCAGAACCCGATCGCGCCGGCCAGCCGCGGTTCGAGGGCGGCCTGGGCCCAGGACAGGGCGCCGCCCAGGCCGAACCCGACGGTGAACGCGGCGGTCACGCCCAGGGCGAACAGGTGGTCCACCGCCGCCCGCACGGCCGGCTGGACCAGGTCGCGGTCGTAGCGGTCGAGCACCAGGGCGGCCACGCCGGCCTCGGCGAACCCGTGGGCCAGGTCGTCGTGGAACTCGCGCGCGCCGCGCACGTCGGGCAGCACCACCACCCCGGCGGCGGCCGGCTCGACCGGCAGGGCCCGGTAGGCGGGGAAGCGCGTGCCGTCGGCGGTGGCGAGCCGCAGCGGCGCGCCGCGCACCGCGGGTCGGTCCACGGGCAGGTCCTCGACGGGCAAGGCGATCACCGGTCCACCGTTCTGGTCGCGTGCTCACGGGGTGATCGGCTCAGCGTGGTTCACGCGGGTCGGTCGGCCGGTCCGTAGAAATACCGAATTCGACACCGCCCGTTCATCGCGCGGATCGGTTCCCCCGATCGGCACGCCGCCGCGCGTCGGCCCAACCGACCAGGGCGGCGCCCGCCGCGAGCGGCACCATCCCGGCGATCAGCGCCACGACGTACCTGTTCACATCCCGGAAACCCTTCGCGTCGAGTTTTGGTGCGATCGCACCAATAAGTTCGGCACCCGCTCGACACTGCTGCGGTCCGCCCTGGAACTGCTCAACTCCGACGCCGAGCGGCACGCGCGAGCGCCTGGCCGCCTTCGGCGACGCCCCGGGGCAGCGCACCCCGCTGCGCGGTGTGCTGCTCGGGCAGACGGCGCCGGACCGCGCG
This portion of the Saccharothrix syringae genome encodes:
- a CDS encoding ABC transporter ATP-binding protein, coding for MLLRVLGDEHAPPVRRTVALMTVTAVAEGLSCALLVPVLRALFGGTPGDVWPWLAAFGAAVAVCAVLRYRGDLSGFRVGTTLLRGAYHRLGEHLARLPVGWYRAGRVGEVSALAGQGVLRAVSVIAHLLAPFISATVTPLVVVAVVLAFDWRLGLAALAAAPVVVAVQAWTARATAADDARRAELDHEATARVVEYLQAQPVLRAGGRTGERFRLLDDALRELQRASRRSALSALPGVVGSVLVVQAVFTALLVLGAHLALGGHAGAPEVLAVLVLAARCADPLLALSELAGRLRGARAELVRLDAVLRAEPLPEPPDPVRPRRHDLEFDSVTFRHGDRVVLDDVSLTVPEGRRLAVVGPSGAGKSTLLHLLARFHDVTAGAVRVGGVDVRAIDSGVLMSRIAVVFQDVYLFDGTIEDNVRLGRPDADGAEVRAAASAAGLDEVVARLPGGWAANVGEGGALLSGGERQRVSIARALLKDAPVVLLDEVTSALDPVNEAAVHRGVERLVAGRTVVVVAHRLRTVRHADHIAFLDGGRVVEQGSHDELLRRGGRYADFWHLSAAEVGG
- a CDS encoding DUF1048 domain-containing protein, with translation MGVRDIIEGKRQWRAHVARVKALPPDYRIVYGEMQRYLFKVGPVDLFGGSLLPGVVEFFEEGVAARKGVLELIGDDVAAFCDDLVRDSRTCADLDLGSTGGNPGTTGA
- a CDS encoding DUF1048 domain-containing protein, producing the protein MKFWDTITGNDLTRDCEAFEVRAGALPAEYRAAWEEVKCHLFPYGSFTGRNLVPILDGALGLLEETAADGLGVHEVLGDDVEGFCAALAGGEGARTHRDRWREKLNGNVARKLARLGG
- a CDS encoding PadR family transcriptional regulator — its product is MDDLTEMLKGTLEGCVLQIIGDEETYGYAITRRLNELGFADVVEGTVYAILLRLERNGLVRVAKRPSGKGPPRKFYALNEAGREELATFWAKWEYVTSRIDRLREGGR
- a CDS encoding dienelactone hydrolase family protein; translated protein: MIALPVEDLPVDRPAVRGAPLRLATADGTRFPAYRALPVEPAAAGVVVLPDVRGAREFHDDLAHGFAEAGVAALVLDRYDRDLVQPAVRAAVDHLFALGVTAAFTVGFGLGGALSWAQAALEPRLAGAIGFCGRPAGCRDLVGRMTRPVLVLAAGADALTPVEESLAFDRALTEAGVPHEFRLYEAAPHSFFDGDLPDQADHAADAWRRVLAFIEEHGA